Part of the Lytechinus variegatus isolate NC3 chromosome 16, Lvar_3.0, whole genome shotgun sequence genome, taaagttatgcttgatggatttttctctatttattcaaattaacatttttctgggggtgAACTTAAGTTTACTCACCTAGTGACGCGGTAAATTTCGTTTTCAAATAACGGTAAATAATTCTTGTATTTTATGTGCAGGTTggtaaaaaggaaaaaggaagagattGCAGCCCTGAGGAATAACGGCGACGGTGAAGAAGCGGACAAGATGGGGGCAGAGTTGGAAATCTTTAAGGATAACATCACCTCGGATATCAAAGAAGTCATAATCTCTTCATTCGAAGAGAAAGATTTTAGATTCTATACTGCCGATGAAGATGAGTATGAAGTTGAAGGGATGCTCGTCCCCATGACCTGCCCCAAAGATGACCCGGACGTAATATTTCTCTACTTCATACAAGATGGTTTGGTGACCGAAACGTGTTAGGTCATTCATTGGATGCAATTCGAgttgacaataataa contains:
- the LOC121430023 gene encoding translationally-controlled tumor protein homolog; translated protein: MIIYKDIFNGKELFTDAWSCEPVGAGKTLLRLRGKIVYEEPSPIDEGLIGGNKSAEADEPAATEDPVRTLKMPHLAEAAQQFAVKDYQLWLRGYVGRLVKRKKEEIAALRNNGDGEEADKMGAELEIFKDNITSDIKEVIISSFEEKDFRFYTADEDEYEVEGMLVPMTCPKDDPDVIFLYFIQDGLVTETC